The genomic DNA TCAACATCAATTCTGCTACCTATGGTCCTCTGTGGCGGCTCCTCCGCCGGAATCTCACCTCCGAGATCCTCCACCCTTCTCGAGTGAAATCCTATTGTCACGCTCGAAAATGGGTGTTGCAGATATTAATCGATCGACTCACATACCATGTTGAAACTGGTGAGCCGGTTCGCGTGATTGATCACCTCCAGTATGCCATGTTCTGCTTGCTGGTCCTCATGTGCTTTGGGGAGAAACTGGATGAGAAAGTCATTAAAGAGATCGAAGATGCACAGAGGACTCTACTTGTTAATATGCGGAGATTCGCCATTCTTGGATTCTTCCCCAAATTGGGGAGATTCATTTTCAGGAAACGCTGGCACCAACTGCTTGAGATGCGCCGGAAACAGGAATCTGTACTCATCCCTATCATAAGAGCCCGAAAGGAGCTGAAGGAGAAAAAACAAGATAACCCAGATGAGTTCGTTGTCTCCTACGCTGATACACTGTTCGATCTTAAGATCCCAGATGAAGGACGGAATCTCACAGAGCAAGAAATGATGACTCTTTGTTCCGAGTTTCTGAATGGTGGCACTGACACAACAGCTACGGCATTGCAGTGGATCATGGCGAACCTAGTGAAGCACCAAGGTATACAAGAAAAGCTCTACTGTGAAATTGAAGGAGTTGTAAGTTCAGGAGAAGAGATTAGAGAAGAGGATTTGCAGAAGATGCCTTATCTCAAGGCAGTGGTGTTGGAAGGGTTGAGGCGGCACCCACCAACTCATTTCGTGCTACCACATGCTGTCACGGAAGATATCGTGTTTGATGGCCATTTCATACCCAAGAGAGCTGCAGTGAATTTCATGGTGGGTGAGATGGGGTTAGACCCAAAAGTTTGGAAGGATCCAATGGAATTCAGGCCACAAAGATTTTTGAGTGAGGAGGGAGAAGTATTTGATATAACAGGGAGCAAGGAGATTAAGATGATGCCGTTTGGGGTGGGGAGGAGGATTTGCCCTGGACTTGGGTTAGCTTCACTTCATTTGGAGTATTTTGTGGCCAATTTGGTCAGAGAATTTAAATGGATGGCTGTGGATGGTGATGATGTTGACTTGTCGGAGAAGCAGGAGTTCACCATTGTTATGAAGAACCCATTACGGGCCCACATCTCTACAAGGGTAAATTAAAAGAATGTCATTAGTTCTGTACTTCTGTTATGTCAAACTTACTCTGTATAACAGCTTCAATAGTATAGCTCATCTGATATCCCCATGCCATGAGGAACTTAAGATGGAACTGTAAAGGtgttttttttcatctttttataATCTGAGTTTAAATTAAACAGATAAGATGCATGCCCCATATTTGAATTTCTTTTACTCTGCAAACTGGACTTTTGGAATCCAAGGGCTATCTTCAGATTGGTTCAATCATGTTAATCAACTTCTTTTGAAGGAACTGGGAAATGGAATTTCAGCTTCTATGTCTATCTTTGCTAACAACTTGGTGGACCATAATCTGCAAAATTCAAATCAGTCTGCAGACAATCTTTTGTGTCTTAAGTCTAAGAATGGAAGCTGACAAAGGAAGTTGCTCACAATTTTCTAGCTTTTATTGTAATTCCAATGTTccaaagaaaattccaccatGGTCATATGTAACACTTgagcaatttaaaaaataaataaataaaagaaaaaaaaagaatgtgttttttctttgaagttgGCCAACAATACCATATGGAACTGATGTTAAACAATATCACCAGGATAGGAGATTTGAAAAGCTCATTCTGTCTCAAAAATGAAGAAGCAGTGTGGCACACACTTGTTTGTTTGGGACATCCCTTCTCATGTTTGGACAGCAGCACTTAGCATTGGACTTAGTATTAGTGGCACTAAATTCACTGCAAGAAATGTTTGTTTTTAAGGTGTTTGCCTTAATTACACCATTTCATACCCCAGATAAGTGCACTTAACTGTGGAGTTGGAGTCATTTCCTTAAAGACCTAAGTTTATTCTTCAAATAACCATCAATACCCTTTATCAGAATTTTAGCACATTAGGTCCAATCACTCAGGATCTGTTTGCATGGATGGGGAGGTTTCTTCTTTTCAGTGGATCCACCTAGCACATATTTTGATCTTAGAAGTTTTACCTTTCTCAGGAATAGGAATTTTAGCTTCCAGACTAATACGAGAGTTTTGAGTTTCCAGAGGTTTTCAGACGGTTGAAGAGACTGTATGATGAGGGCAGATTTGAGCTTAGAATTCCTAATTCAGTGTTTTTAGTCTTTTTAATTGTTTGAAAACAGAGTAGAGTATATAATGACCATGGAGATGTAAGGCTTCTGTGTGGAACAGCCTTTCTGGGGTTTGTTGATGAAACTGGAATGGTacatttctctctccacttctgGAAGTGAAAAATATTGCTTCACAGAAGGATTTTTAAGaagtaaaaggaagaaaatttcaaaggattaatttttaaattcaGGTATTCAGTATTAAAGTTTTCTATATTACCATACTTGTCTGCCGCTCAAGATATCTATTTTACTTTGAGACCAACCTGATTGATTCAtgttctttccctttccttcattTAAGGGTACATGTACTATTTCCATTTTATGTAAGTAGTTAATTTGGTTTCACATCACAGGCACTCTCGAATCGGAAActgtaaattttaaaataatatttttaacttttgatttttcttatatAATGGCAGTCTGTGGTTTGTGCTTTTCTACATATTACCTGAAAAAAATTCTCCGTACGAAAGTGTAAATTTATATGAAATTCTTGCACCTTTTATGGTTGGTTGGCTTGCCAGTGCATATAAAAAGTCAGAACCTAATAGGGGGCTGGGATAAAAAAGTCTTGAGGATCTAGGATTTTACAAATCCTAGTTGTTCACTGTGAACTCTTTTAAAGCAAGTATTCAGATCATCATTGGTTGTTGAAGCATGGTTTTATAGTTTCTGCTCTTCAGCACTAAGGTCAGCTTCCTCGGTTGAATAGCTTAAAATTAGTATTTtgatctgaaattgctagtttATTTATTGTATCCAttatcttgcatttttttttttttttatagaatgaAAAGATTTTGGTTTTCATTGGGATTTTTCAAGAATTCCATGGTTGCTAGATTTTTCAAGTTGGACAGATATGAGCCAGCCTTCGAAGCTCTTAAATAAAGGCATATAAAATAACTGGTAGTGACTAGATCTGTTGGTTTGATTAGAATGCTGATAAGGCTATTATTGTTGTAACCCATGTATATCACATCCCAGTATCTGCAATACTGCAACTAAAGAGAAACTGTCAACACTCTTGCCCTTGAGTTCTGTTAAAAAATTTCCAAGGAGAAAAGCATTGCTCCAATTAGCTTGGTGAATCTTgtttgatttatgaaaaatgcATCGGTATCTTACATACTTGATTTTTTGAAGACTTATTGTCAATAtattatttctgtttttgataGAAATAAATGAGCTGATATTACTGACATAATGACAATTCTAGGTGAATAATCCTTTTTTCTTATGTTAGTAAgtgaagaaacaaaaacattAGACAATGACTTTCCTTTTCAAACTTCTCTACAATAGTTAAAGAACTAACACCCCCTTCCCCCGGGTTCTTGATTGTGAGCTTCCCCTTCATGCTGTGTTCCAACTGACCAATCCCCTTGGGgtcgaccccatttaattgggacaaggctgagttgttgttgtttatcACATTGAAATCCATAGTTCATCTCCCTTCCCTTAGTTGTTCTTGGGCAAATTACTGCCTACATCATTTTTCTCATGTATTTACTGCATCCCTTGTCTTGACATCTACAACTGATGGTGCATGTTCAGTAACTGATGAGATAACGGTGCAGCTTGACAGCCcctcaactcaactcaaaaaCACTAAGCCTTCTCTCAATTGAAAAAATGGGTTAGCTACACGGATCCTGTTTTGCCCTTCTACTCTGTATAATGCCATGTTTGTGGTCAACCTAAAGCTTgttatactattttttttctttgaatttcttcCTGAGTGATCTTCATTCTAGCCCTTGGTCTTTCAACTCCTCTAATCTGCATCATACCACTCCTTGCTAATGCACTCAATGGCTTCTGTTACAAATGCCCATATCATGTCAAATATCTCCCTACTTATCCTTCATCAGAGCCACTCCTAAATCATTACggaatttttccatttcttatGTTTCTAGTTTTTCCATCCATCCGTCAACATTCTCTTCTCAGcaatatttattttgtttatctTTTGTGACAACCCAACATTTAGTTGCATTCGAAATGAGGCTGCTGATTCAGCTAGAGTTGAAGCTTCTTTTTGCCTTTCATATTGTAGAGCCTAAGCTCTTCCTTTTTCTGGCTATTTACTTTCTATATTTGCTTTATGATCATGTGGAGAGGGAATGATTTCCTCACTTAAACAAGGAACTTCTTGAACATGAATTGATCCATGTGATTTAACTGTGGGATTACGAGATGATACAATatcaaatatttaattttagttattttcAATGGTCGggttatatatttgatatttttaGTAGTTTATACCTAGAAAGTGCTGTGGTAGATAGAGTAGCTGGTCATAGTTTAGAATGgatatgggtcctagaccctaatcTAAGTGGTGATTCTAAgtcaaaagaaagggaatattCAACATTCCCCAAGAAGACTGCAAAGGAAAACTTTAGTCCAAGTCACTGCTCTCTCTTCTCCATGTGTGTGGGCATGGGAACGCAAGCTGGTAACGTTACTTCACCGCATTTTGTCCAAACTgatgttgtttttctttttgtcatgaGCAGTGTAAATCTGATTGGCATGTTTTTCTTTCATGCCAATTTATCATATTTGTTTGATTTGCAGGGCCCTTAAGTATAAGAACAGAATACTTGCAGTCTTGCATGCCCCCtcccatcatcatctctcccaTACCTTCCTTTCTGACAAATCTTTGTCCAAGTTTAACAAACATGTTATTTGTTGCATGGCTGCTATCACGTTTTAATTCATTTGACAGGCTAGAAATCAATGGATTTTTTCATAACAGATCTCAACCTCATCATGTGGTCTCCCATGTTTTGCATTGGATTAAGGATTTAAACATTTTTAAACTTCTGCTTGATGACCTTTTTACCTCTACTGGTTGTAACCCTCCCgtaaccaatggggttggtagcctagtggtgaaaatgccctcaacccatcaccatTGGAGTCGGACGGGGCTTATCCTAGGGGttatgatcactatcatggagcacttttttttttttttttaccaaaaaaaaaaagactaaccCTCCCATCTCCCTCTTGGGTTTTTTTAAACCTGAATATTACTTGGGACTCGAGAAAACCCTTAAAACTTTATtaaaataatcataataataaagaagagtGCAAGGTGGGGACAAAACCCGCCTTATCCCAATCCAGTCATACACTCTCATCATGCAAAAGAAACCCATCAAGAACTaaagctgcgtttggtaacgtttatgtttcagaaacgacgtttcgtgtcgaaaatgaaaattttagtttctgtgtcaaaatgtcttTCTATTTTGGAACGAAACTGAAACGACAAGtaaattctccttttttttttttttaaacgaaacacactataaatgcaccaaacgttTTATTCTGCTTTTTGATTCTCataaaacgaaaaaactccaaaaacatatttttagaacgttaccaaatgcaaccaagTATTTACATTCCAAAAACTGGCAAGCCAgctatttcttctctctcttggaTTTGTTCAAACACTTTCTTAATTAGGATCATCTAATATTGTTCTTTCATAGATGCTTTGAGCTCTCCAATGGGAAGAATGGTTGGATTGCTTTCATTATCTTTAATCATTCTCTTGTCTGGGATGCCTTAACTATAAGTTGACAGGATCTTACAAGAAGCATACACAAGAGGACTGCAAGGGTTGAAGGGAGCTTTGGTACAGGGTTTGACATGCATGACTTATGGACATATATTGGCGCTTTTGTAGTTAGTTTGCCGATGATCATTTTGTTCCTTGGCCTTGGGGAATTTGTTGACCTGCTTCTCtatatttatttctcttttaaatTGTCTCTCTCATGTAAATATTCTTAGAGTGAAATACACTCCCTTTCCTTGTATGTTTCATCTATTATACTCAGACCTCCTGCGAAGTTTGTAATTACAAACGTACTCATGATGTTAACACTGTTAGAATCAGATGTTAAATGTCTTTTTGACCCCCTTCCTCTTGTTCTAAATCTTCCTCTTGAAAAAGGAGAggggaaaaataaattatagagAAAATTGCTAAGCCGCCCCCTaaacttttgtttttaatcaATGCCACCCCTTGTATTTTTCGAAATAACAAAGACATCCccctattaatttaaaaaatgtcAAATCCATCTTTGCCGTTAGTCATCCCCGTTAAGTGATAGAATAACTGTtagttattttattaaataCCCAAAACACTCCTTCAAGATGATTTGACCACCTTACCCTTGCCCCTTCTTCTAAACCAAAACTTGCAACTATTGGGTGTATACAGTCGTCGTCGTCAATTATACCTTCTCTATGTTCTTCACCGGTGATGGTTTGTCGTCGTCTTTCTatatgttctctttttttttttttggccccgAATGCCTCGTTTTAGAAGCTCTTCCCTTATTGGCTAACCAGTCCTGTCCTGTTCGTCGATCATTAGTACCACTACCTCAAGCAACCCTTGGAAAAAGGCATCAATACTCTTCAACGTCTGTCAATCTGTCGTCTGTTGTCTGCCGTCGGTGAGCCACTGTGCACGAAGATGAAGCAGATCTTCCGTTGGCGAGGCTGCACTCCGGCGATTGAGGGAATCAGGCTGCACTCTGGCGAGGTGACTCATCactgtaggggtgtcaactggtcgggccggtccggtttcgatcgggcttaatcgggcttgaaaactttcaaaggctataccgtgtccgcccatttaactaatcgggcttagttattgaggatatggtacactttatattcggtcggtcggccacgggctataatcgggctaccttaatcgggctttagttgggccttaaccgggctacgaacatgtttaatgttaaacgggctttaatcgatttttaaacgggccctctttaaaatgtgcctttatattccggcccactcatgcaagcccaaaaaaatgacaataaatcaataaatgataccaaatataactattatttaaaatgtgaacatgtctttactttaaagtttttattatttaatttggggggtaaaataggtattctacaatcattaaaaggtcgggccaagtcggtgcacaataggctggTCTCGGTCTGGCGCCTGACGATCCAAGTAGAaaaatcgagaccgaccatttataaacgggccgggctcaagcttGACACGTTTGATAAATTGTCTGGGCTGGGCCGgtgtctataaacggtcggtcccgatcggtttagtcgggtcgggtcacgaattgacacccctacatcaCTGGATCCACCTGTGAGCTGAGGAAATCGACGCAGAAGACTCTGTACATGAACTATGAGGACCTGTGGGAGCAGAATTGCTGTTTTCTCCTCAGATCACTGCTGCTGTCTTGCTTGCAGCTGCTCTCTAGATCGTGGCTGATCTCCAGCGAGACTGGCATCTCAACATCAGAGGGTGCCGCTGGTCTTCAGGTCGCTGCTGTACTTCAAGTGGTTGCTGTAATCCGGCAAGGCAACTCCTCACTGAACCACTTGTGAGCTGAGGAGATAGACTAGATTTCCTTTTAGATCTAGCATAATCGCCTCTCCTTGTtttgagcttcttcttcttttgatttgcTGCACAGAGTGGAATGATATCCTGGATATCTCAGATCTGCTTCACAGAGATAACTGTTGGCCAGGTACACCCGCATTGACtgtttcttcagatttgtttcaGATTTGTTTGTCGGTCAAGCTTTGTGTGGCAGTTTCTTTTGTCTGGGGTTGGGTATGTAACCCCTTAGTAGAACCATGAGTGAGCTAGGAGTTGAAGACTAACCTTCGTTGGAGGGAATAGATAGCCTCGAACTTTCGCCGGAGGGGAGGTGTGCCCATGAACCTATGCCGGAGGCCAGAGAACTGATAGTTGCAGGTTTTTTCTTAGAAGAAGGGACAGGGGTAAGATAGTCAAATCAccttggggtggggggtgttttgggtatttaataaaataactaACCATTAtttcatcacttaacagagatgGCTAACGGTAGGGATGGATTtgcattttttaaattaatagggGGTGTCTTTGTTATTTTGAAAAGTACAAGGGGTGGCATTTATTAAAGACCAAAGTTTAGGGGGGTGGTgttgcaattttctctaaattgtatattttttttctgtgatTTACTTATGGATTTATTAGTTGGAACCGATCCCAAATTTGAGTCCAAAGGGAGATGTGATGATGGAAGACAGAAATTGTTGGTgcacgatgtcttgtattccgtcacagtttaatcaagggagtactagtgcagcacctcgacaggcaggacggcagtcccgctagccggttagcaagccgtgggggttgcaagggggcaggaagCCCCCTTGCATAGCAGGGGATGTGGGGGGCATAGCCCTccgcaaaaaaaaatttatttgagggcaattgtgtacttttcggattagagttttttcgttatatatttgtagcgagggtttctttctctgtaatgcaaacaatactgagaggtgtgagggatgagCACTATAACTGTattttcattgatagtgaagcaggatctcatctcaccggagaCGTAGGCAaacttgtcgaacctcgtaactctatgtgcattgtttgttctgtttttccattatcttctgtatcgttttaaggttgcatttctaaaaaaattatcCATTGTTTTTTAGATTTTGGTTATTTGAATCCATAATGAATTTCTTGAGATTTTAGAAAACTTTTGCCTTGAAAAAATCGAACTGATGATTTCAAGGATCTAATACATTAATTTGGTGAAAATCTTcctggtttttattttttgaagcaTTTATAATACCTGACTTCAGCTTTGAGAGTcgattttttctgttttgttcctTGCAACTGATTCTTTAAAGCCTCTATGTCTGTTACAGGGATAAATATTAGGACCCCAAAGTATCGTAGAAAATGTTGAAAAATTATATCATTTAGTCAATTAAAACAATCTAGAGAAATTGTGCAAGACTTAACAAGAGGAACTAAAGAGAATTTTTAGAGAAACCTGAAAGGGATGATTAGGGTTGGGACTTTTGGGGGAGGGTTTCAAGCACCCTAGAAGAACATCAAATAAATTTAACAAGGGAAGCCATAATAAGAGGAACCAAACAGAAATTTTAGGGAAACTTACAAGTGGAATTTGTTTAGAGGGCTCAAACCCATTAGAAGAAAGAACATGAACAACTCAAAATCTTGAAGAATCTGAAAAAGGGATCGATTGCCAAAAACCTAACTTTCCCAATCGACCTCAGATTTCAGAAACATAAATCGCACTCTCAAAAACCCTAACTCTCCCAATCGATCTCCAAAACCATGGTTTCTCCAATTtctcaaagaagaagatgagaaaaaggGTCGATTTTCAAGACTTCAACAAGATGAACAAAAATCGATCACCCAAACCATCAATGCTCTCTCTGATATTATATTTCGGAACCATATAGCACAAAAATCCTAACTCTCCAATGgtttctcaaggaagaagacaatAATAAGGGTTGAGGGCAAATAGGTCATCTCTATTGGACCAAGGGTATTTGGGGTTTAATGCAATTTTGTAACACATGATTTCTCACTTAATGGTTCTCACTCATGGTAAGGGTACGGTTGATAGAGTCTACAACTTAGGAGGAAAGAATTTGTAATTACAAACTTCGCAGGAGAGGGTTATGCAATAGATGAAacattcaggggaggggagtgtattTCACTCACATTCTTGAGAAACTGTCTCCTCCAATACAGTTAGCATATTACTTATCTTGTAAAGCTAAGGAACTAGAGTCTAGTGGAGTCTTCTTACTTTGGATATGCTTAGTTCTATTCTTGTTTCCTCTTGTTTACTCTGCAACCCAGCATTACCCTTCCATCCTTGTCCTATCCCCTGCCTCCACCACTATTACTGCTTCGAGTAAACGATTTGGGAAGAAATATGAGTGAATGGTGTATCTCTTCACCCACAACTTATATATCACCTTTGTTGGTTTGggcccattttttcaaaaactattCTGCACCTACTCATACAAAACATATTTCTTTCCTTACTCTATTATATTTATTGGTTaccaaaatatttttgtttagATCAGAAAGGTTttcattaataatatttttttgaaatctgcagaaataaaatataaacatgaTACCGAAAAGAGCGTagtaaagtatttttttttaatggaaaaaaaagagtCAGATAAACAGTAAAATTATACAACATCTATATAACAATTTAACTTACTTAACCTAGCTTTTCTAGCCAACTCAGGAACTAAATCAACTATTGATCTATTCATTTTACCGATTTAGAAGAATTAATAATTTAAATCTTATTAGACAAATAAAGCAAAAAGATCAAATGGCCACCC from Macadamia integrifolia cultivar HAES 741 unplaced genomic scaffold, SCU_Mint_v3 scaffold949, whole genome shotgun sequence includes the following:
- the LOC122070576 gene encoding cytochrome P450 89A2-like; the encoded protein is MELWFVLLFSLCLCVALKSFIHLLSHIQNNTPKLSLPPGPPKVPLIGSFLWLRNSSPSKIEPILRNLRQKYGPIITLHIGPRPAIFIADHSLAHRALVENGAFFADRPPAASPSRLVNNNPININSATYGPLWRLLRRNLTSEILHPSRVKSYCHARKWVLQILIDRLTYHVETGEPVRVIDHLQYAMFCLLVLMCFGEKLDEKVIKEIEDAQRTLLVNMRRFAILGFFPKLGRFIFRKRWHQLLEMRRKQESVLIPIIRARKELKEKKQDNPDEFVVSYADTLFDLKIPDEGRNLTEQEMMTLCSEFLNGGTDTTATALQWIMANLVKHQGIQEKLYCEIEGVVSSGEEIREEDLQKMPYLKAVVLEGLRRHPPTHFVLPHAVTEDIVFDGHFIPKRAAVNFMVGEMGLDPKVWKDPMEFRPQRFLSEEGEVFDITGSKEIKMMPFGVGRRICPGLGLASLHLEYFVANLVREFKWMAVDGDDVDLSEKQEFTIVMKNPLRAHISTRVN